DNA sequence from the Cyprinus carpio isolate SPL01 chromosome A9, ASM1834038v1, whole genome shotgun sequence genome:
CTCTAAATTCTGATTAGATTTGCCACAAACAAGGTTTATTCCAAGCCTTATTAGGGATTAGACCACATGCACCTGTAGCCACGCGGCAAACTTAAAAATGGTTGGAGTATAACAGTTTAGGCTTCTTGGCAAAGTAATCTATTCTTTTGTCTCTATTGAAAAATGCATTGAATAATATGTGTGTCTAGACTCCAGAACATCAGACGGTGTTGTTCAACCACGGTGCCATCCAGAACATCGCTCCTCTGCTCATCTCTCCCTCCTTTAAGGTACACAAAGGAACTGAGTGGCTTTtccatttattattgtattttttttttttttatgcatgtcaGTGTATTCTGAGTAATTATGTTCTGTGAACTCTCTCCATAGGTACGGATGCAGGCATTGAAGTGTTTCTCAGTTTTGGCCTATGAGAACGCTCAGGTCTCTATGACACTGGTGAATGGTGAGCACGACCCTCATCCTCCATCAACCATCATTTGATCACCACTTATTTTTGTCCTCCTGGCACGACGTTCATCAGAGATGATCTTTGACTTGTCTTTTGTGTTGCAGTTTTTCATTATCTTTGGTAATATCTGAAACGCTGTTCAGTGAAATAAAAGAATAGTGCACAACAGTAGGGTTTCTGGAagtaaaacattacattcagaacaaaaatattaagcagcaaaacagtgttcaacattgataataataagtgtttcttcagcaccaaatcagcatattagaatgatttaaatgatcatatgacactggagtaatggctgctgaaaattcagctttgccatcacaggaataaattacatttaaaaatgtattagaatagaaaacagttgttttaaattgtaacagtatttcacaatattgttactgtattttgagcaaataaatgcagcctttgagcattagagacttaaAACCTTTGCACAAATCCTACTGACGccaaacatttgatttgattagttTATGGTGTAGTGTTAGAGCCTAAAATTATTAGCAGAGTTTTCTCATAGCAAATGACATAAAGTCTGATTCATCATTTTTTGTAATGTTCCTTTTTTCTTTGAATCAGATGTTGTGATTATGTAAGAGCTGGTGGTTTGGTTCAAagcttaaaacatttatttaggtTTTCTGTATGTCTATGgagacaattaataaaataatgcttaaGCCTGCTGAATCTAATactattttgtttatatgtatgtgtttctCAGTGCTTGTAGATGGTGAGCAGCTCTCTCAGGTTTTTGTTAGAATGATGCAAAGGGACAAACCCATCGAAATGCAGCTTACAGCCGCCAAATGGTGAGCAAATCTCATCTTGCAGGTTATTTGTGAAAATGCATGGTTAATCTGTCCTTAGCTTTTACAAACCTGCATTCTTTTCCTCTCAGTTTAACATACATGTGTCGAGCAGGAGCCATCAGGACAGACGACAACTGTATTGTACTAAAGGTACCTGCAAAAAACATCTACATATATGTGATGAATGCAAAAGTGTCACCATTGAAAGTGCATAGGAACTAGTTCTGTGTGTGTGGACAGACTTTACCATGCCTGGTGCGGATGTGCAGTAAAGAGCGGTTACTGGAGGAGAGGGTGGAGGGGGCTGAGACGCTAGCCTACCTGATGGAGCCGGATATAGAACTACAACGGATTGCAAGTGTCACCGATCACCTCGTGTCTATGTTAGCTGACTACTTTAAATACCCGAGCTCTGTCAGCGCCATCACTGATATTAAGAGGGTAACTCACGTTCACATGCATGCATTTCATTAGCTTTCTAAATTAAGACATACCAGAGACTTCTGTTCTATTTGTATAAAGCCAAGTATGTAGATTTCAAGAGTGGGTGTAACCAGGTACCTTTTGCTTTTCTGATATAATGTACACTCAGTTTATCTGATCATTTATCTTCCTGTAGTTGGACCATGACTTGAAACATGCGCATGAGCTGCGGCAAGCAGCCTTTAAACTCTATGCCTCGCTGGGCTCCAATGACGAGGACATCAGGAAAAAggtgattatattatattgcaagtgctctgtttaaaaaaaaaacaaaagtcaaaagCGTGACTGGAATGTTCACTGCATTGATACCTACTACAGATTACAGAGACGGAAAACATGATGGACAGGATTGTTAGTGGCCTATCAGAATCTAGTATCAAAGTACGGTTAGCAGCAGTCAGGTATGATACACCTTTTCTCTTAATTGACTGGCAAAAAAATGAAGAGAATTAAAACTGCCATGTACACTACCatgcaaaagtttggagtcattaagattttttttaccattactcataaacaacaaataaaatataaaaaaaatcaaaaataaaaaacaaattactaatCAATCCTtatcaaaaaaaacatacttctttcaaaaacatttttaaaaatcttacagacttcAAACTGttgaatatttgtttaaatgtgaaatgtgtttgttGAAAATGCACAACAGTTGGATTTTGAAAGAACTGAGAGAATGAAAGGTTGTGGTTTgctcttttcatttcagttttcaatttatttctttCCTCTAGATGTCTGCACAGTTTATCACGGTCTGTACAACAGCTAAGGACAAGTTTCCATGATCATGCAGTATGGAAGCCACTAATGAAGGTATGATATGCAGATGATGTTGAGTTAAATCTGAACGCTAATCAAACCCTAACTGAatgcacatttgtttttgtgggtAGTTGTTGCAGAACGCACCAGATGAGGTCCTGGTCATGGCCTCTTCAACACTATGCAACCTCCTGCTGGAGTTTTCACCCAGCAAAGAGGTAAAGTTCACACACTTTGTTGCTTTATGAGCATTATACAGCCAggattttaaatttctttcagTTGTTcagtaaaagtaatattattataattattattgaactGAAAACTTTCAAacttaaagcttttaaaactactacGGTCAGGcaatatagtaatattattaacaGAAGACAGAAGAAtaagatttttctttaaaaaaaaaatatcagggaTATTTCCAGTGCCGCTGGTCTTTAAAAAGTgactgttgatgtgtgtgttcacagcCTATCTTAGAGTCTGGGGTCATCGAGTTACTATGCAGCCTCACACAAAGTGACAGTCCAGCTCTAAGGGTCAACGGCATCTGGGCTCTCATGGTAAGACCAACAGACTTCGGTCCACAACAGAGTTTCAGTATGAAAACACTCTGTCATCAGAAtctgtaatgtgtgtttgtgcagaacATGGCCTTCCAGGCAGATCAGAAGGTGAAGGTGGAGATAGTTCGAGCCCTGGGCACAGAACAGCTTTTTAGACTCCTGTCTGATCCTGATACCAATGTGCTCATGAAAACATTGGGGCTACTTCGAAACCTGCTCTCCACCCGGCCGGTAACacacatt
Encoded proteins:
- the LOC122146195 gene encoding armadillo repeat-containing protein 8-like, with amino-acid sequence MMACLLEAPLRISVLSEVTATSRHYVDRLFDPDPQNVLQGVIDMKNAVIGNNRQKANLIVLGAVPRLLYLLQQSSSSLELRTECAVVLGSLAMGTENNIKSLVDCHIIPALLQGLLCSDLIFIEACLRCLRTVFISPVTPVQLLYTDPTVIPHLMSLLSRSQHTQEYITQIFAHCCKTPEHQTVLFNHGAIQNIAPLLISPSFKVRMQALKCFSVLAYENAQVSMTLVNVLVDGEQLSQVFVRMMQRDKPIEMQLTAAKCLTYMCRAGAIRTDDNCIVLKTLPCLVRMCSKERLLEERVEGAETLAYLMEPDIELQRIASVTDHLVSMLADYFKYPSSVSAITDIKRLDHDLKHAHELRQAAFKLYASLGSNDEDIRKKITETENMMDRIVSGLSESSIKVRLAAVRCLHSLSRSVQQLRTSFHDHAVWKPLMKLLQNAPDEVLVMASSTLCNLLLEFSPSKEPILESGVIELLCSLTQSDSPALRVNGIWALMNMAFQADQKVKVEIVRALGTEQLFRLLSDPDTNVLMKTLGLLRNLLSTRPVTHIMYIYICIFISS